From the genome of Penaeus monodon isolate SGIC_2016 chromosome 16, NSTDA_Pmon_1, whole genome shotgun sequence, one region includes:
- the LOC119583020 gene encoding uncharacterized protein LOC119583020: MFSKVFKVDKKSREVASHPRPASSNDQRPTYYPLLPSSLHDHKKRVTIHDTRAESLDQDLDLLELVCRSDSLHKRLDELQAKYERMDDGMQNLSREARLKEMKSDKKNRPISGLFNTVRVSKSFEDPEPKKPGFFQRIFRNRLSKSEDDLQDDTTSAHKRGATTDDDFGDGNNTTVTPVLKERRSASEDILSTKDILLRPPDKRQSWSAEFSDLGEVDVLLMPPPPPPPNLENLAKRSGLKRKRIIKVYNLGPLDHKNASMGSSESCCDSTDSEMELRTQSANKTFFGPRQTSAAYSYPSRTYQALDQRYEAACTYPHCDSMNGCKNVCLTSYRHLDVVNNTVEAGEQEGGGRKYEPPSGRRDAVRASQEAKGEEDKQESPAREDGHDGKKIHMYQSEDSLVQEATIRKWSERKKDGVMKETHAVPGKKQIFKDTLESRPQPFHRGAHEHKEIVTSRNTEAMTPALRSGPHQHTSLPCFPSNHNLPEQQPPCQEDLPLGASSSSQELKLSRTSSSRELSATTSQDLPARLPTTASIKELDHFLSAIIQNLESQLQAGGSLSLRHKTGTVAAAKMKRKKRKEEEENIKREEETKKELPVHQPNDHR; this comes from the coding sequence ATGTTCTCGAAAGTATTCAAAGTAGACAAGAAATCCCGAGAAGTGGCAAGCCACCCTCGTCCGGCGTCGTCCAACGACCAGAGGCCGACTTATTACCCCCTCCTGCCCTCGTCGCTGCACGACCACAAGAAGCGTGTCACCATCCATGACACTCGAGCCGAGTCTCTGGACCAAGACCTCGACCTGTTGGAGCTGGTGTGCCGCAGCGACAGCCTGCACAAGAGGCTGGACGAGCTGCAGGCCAAGTACGAGAGAATGGACGACGGAATGCAAAACCTCTCGAGGGAGGCTCGTCTGAAGGAGATGAAATCGGACAAGAAGAACAGGCCGATATCGGGTTTATTCAACACCGTGAGGGTCTCGAAATCATTCGAGGACCCTGAACCAAAGAAGCCAGGCTTCTTCCAGAGGATATTTCGGAACAGACTATCTAAGAGCGAAGATGACTTACAAGACGACACTACCAGCGCTCATAAGAGAGGTGCCACAACCGACGACGACTTTGGTGACGGAAACAACACAACTGTGACTCCAGTCCTGAAAGAACGACGATCTGCCAGTGAGGATATTTTATCCACGAAGGACATTTTGTTACGTCCTCCCGATAAGCGCCAGAGTTGGAGCGCGGAATTCTCCGATCTAGGAGAGGTTGACGTCCTGCTGatgcctccgcctccgccgccgcccaaCTTGGAAAATTTGGCCAAACGAAGTGGCCTCAAGAGGAAAAGGATTATCAAAGTGTACAATCTGGGTCCATTAGACCACAAGAACGCCAGTATGGGCTCCAGTGAGTCGTGCTGTGACTCGACGGACTCTGAGATGGAGCTGCGAACGCAAAGTGCGAACAAGACTTTTTTCGGGCCACGCCAGACTTCCGCCGCCTACAGTTACCCGTCACGCACGTATCAGGCCCTGGACCAGCGTTACGAAGCAGCATGTACTTACCCTCACTGTGATTCGATGAATGGGTGTAAGAATGTGTGCCTGACGTCCTACCGACACCTGGATGTCGTTAACAACACGGTCGAAGcgggagagcaggagggaggcGGCAGGAAATACGAGCCTCCCAGCGGGAGGCGGGACGCCGTCCGCGCCAGCCAGGAGGCAAAGGGGGAAGAAGACAAGCAGGAGAGTCCGGCGAGGGAAGACGGCCACgacggaaaaaaaatacacatgtatCAGAGCGAGGACAGCCTGGTGCAAGAAGCAACCATCAGGAAgtggagtgaaagaaagaaagatggcgtCATGAAAGAGACGCACGCAGTGCCTGGGAAGAAACAAATCTTTAAAGATACCTTGGAAAGTCGCCCGCAGCCTTTTCACAGAGGTGCACATGAACATAAGGAGATCGTGACGAGCAGAAACACAGAAGCCATGACGCCAGCCCTGCGCTCCGGCCCTCACCAGCATACATCTCTTCCGTGTTTCCCAAGTAATCATAATCTTCCAGAACAGCAACCGCCTTGTCAGGAGGACCTGCCTCTTGGTGCCAGTTCCAGTAGTCAAGAATTGAAGCTCTCGAGGACTTCCAGCAGCCGCGAGCTCTCCGCGACAACCAGCCAGGACCTGCCCGCGCGCCTCCCCACGACAGCCTCCATTAAGGAGCTGGACCACTTCCTCTCCGCCATCATCCAGAACCTGGAGTCGCAGCTACAGGCCGGGGGAAGCCTTAGCCTCAGACATAAAACGGGGACAGTGGCTGCGgcgaaaatgaagaggaaaaagaggaaggaggaggaagagaacataaagagggaagaggaaacgaaaaaagaattGCCAGTCCATCAACCGAATGATCACAGGTGA